In Procambarus clarkii isolate CNS0578487 chromosome 50, FALCON_Pclarkii_2.0, whole genome shotgun sequence, one genomic interval encodes:
- the LOC123772630 gene encoding chondroitin proteoglycan 1-like: MAVLALLFLGCIAQIAPQQIQGQAYQSYGTHAPLPIVTPTTSTVTTETTLTHTLRETTTSDVWVTEQTAITLTVTQTTTQWEFVPQQPQTVTSVIRVTSTPVVFVTATVGVYPVSTMVSAYSQFVTTTDTVKYWQTITHVAVTHEIQTVPVVTTQELVQEIITTITQIVTTTITSTTARYYA, translated from the exons ATGGCGGTACTTGCTCTACTCTTCCTCGGTTGTATCGCCCAG attgCTCCTCAACAGATCCAGGGACAGGCATACCAATCTTACGGCACCCACGCGCCCCTGCCAATCGTCACTCCTACAACCTCCACCGTCACTACTGAG ACaaccctgacccacactctgcgggAGACTaccacctctgacgtctgggttaCTGAGCAGACAGCGATCACCCTGACGGTCACCCAGACAACCACACAATGGGAGTTTGTTCCCCAGCAGCCACAGACGGTGACCTCTGTGATAAGGGTCACCTCCACACCGGTAGTGTTTGTGACGGCTACGGTGGGGGTCTACCCAGTGAGCACAATGGTCTCTGCCTACAGTCAGTTCGTCACCACAACAGATACGGTTAAATACTGGCAGACCATCACCCACGTGGCTGTCACTCACGAG ATCCAGACGGTCCCTGTGGTAACTACACAAGAACTCGTCCAGGAAATAATAACTACCATCACTCAAATAGTAACCACTACAATTACTTCCACCACCGCCAGATATTATGCTTAA